A single region of the Thermodesulfatator indicus DSM 15286 genome encodes:
- a CDS encoding DUF452 family protein translates to MKLKVYKRQGEGLLLFFLGWGFDETPFLPLLENETYDVAFIYDYREEKLPALPEHSETTVLAWSAGVLCALSKQEAVFGKTIFLGGTGALRHRRWGIPPKIYDATLSALKKDGEKALYSFYKNMFLREEDFKFFLKNKPQRLLNELIEELEVLSDKNFSEKTKNAQVIITEKDRIIPPRSQKNYWSQMGLSFCQKPWGHFPFYQEKTLSSFCCP, encoded by the coding sequence ATGAAGCTCAAGGTTTATAAAAGGCAAGGGGAGGGGCTTTTACTCTTCTTTTTAGGTTGGGGCTTTGATGAAACTCCATTTTTGCCATTGCTTGAAAATGAGACATACGACGTAGCCTTTATTTACGACTATCGGGAGGAAAAACTACCCGCACTTCCTGAGCATTCTGAGACCACTGTTTTGGCCTGGTCTGCGGGAGTGCTTTGCGCTCTTTCAAAACAGGAAGCCGTCTTCGGAAAGACTATTTTTCTTGGAGGAACAGGGGCTTTGCGACACCGTAGATGGGGTATTCCCCCCAAAATTTATGATGCCACTTTATCAGCCCTCAAAAAAGATGGCGAAAAGGCTCTATATTCTTTTTATAAAAATATGTTTTTACGGGAGGAGGATTTTAAGTTTTTCCTGAAAAATAAGCCTCAACGCCTGCTAAACGAATTAATAGAAGAACTTGAGGTTTTGAGTGATAAAAATTTTTCAGAAAAGACTAAAAACGCGCAGGTGATCATAACGGAAAAAGACCGCATTATCCCTCCCAGGAGCCAGAAAAACTATTGGAGCCAAATGGGCCTTTCTTTTTGCCAGAAGCCCTGGGGGCATTTTCCTTTTTACCAGGAAAAAACTTTGTCTTCCTTTTGCTGTCCCTGA
- a CDS encoding AAA family ATPase gives MKELPPLIKKLLNSQAYPHRPEKVELIQTHISYVFLAGDLVYKIKKPVDFGFLDFTTLEKRKFYCEREVTLNRRLCPDIYLGVVPVIEEGETAYFEKEGEPVEWAVKMKRMPEEGMMGRLIAEGRLRKDHLDLIVKKLVPFYQQAETGPEVNKYGSMEAISFNVEENFSQTKEFVGKALASYRYQHIVSWSRRFMKEKTGLFEERIVQGFIRDGHGDLYSANICFDEPKGDVYIFDCIEFNDRFRCGDVAQDLAFLAMDLDFHELEDFSRYFIDEYVSLSGEKGLLKLLDFYKCYRAYVRGKIGCFTWASPEVPEKVREEALEGARRYFDLAYLYAEGVPWLIVIFGLSGTGKSTLARALKETLLANYYNSDIVRKKLLGIKPEEHHYEPFGKGIYSEEFTQKTYEAMARYAAQDIRRGRDVILDATFRAKNLRKLVFDAVKDLKVNILFVQCMAPDEVIKARFEERAKKGGEPSDGRWEIYVKQKEVFEPPIEIPEDKILLLETTQPVEKLVERVIGRMKSARVEA, from the coding sequence ATGAAAGAACTGCCGCCTTTAATAAAAAAGTTGCTCAATTCTCAGGCCTATCCTCACCGGCCTGAAAAAGTAGAACTTATCCAGACCCATATTTCCTACGTTTTTCTTGCGGGAGATCTGGTTTACAAGATCAAAAAGCCTGTTGATTTCGGTTTCCTTGATTTTACCACCCTTGAAAAACGTAAGTTTTACTGTGAGCGCGAAGTAACCTTAAACCGTCGCCTCTGCCCGGATATCTACCTGGGAGTAGTGCCGGTAATAGAAGAGGGAGAAACCGCCTATTTTGAGAAGGAAGGTGAGCCCGTAGAGTGGGCGGTTAAGATGAAGCGCATGCCCGAAGAGGGCATGATGGGCCGTCTTATAGCAGAGGGCCGTTTGCGTAAAGACCACCTGGATTTAATTGTCAAAAAGCTTGTACCTTTCTACCAGCAGGCCGAGACCGGGCCAGAAGTGAACAAATACGGCTCTATGGAGGCCATTTCTTTTAACGTTGAAGAAAACTTTAGCCAGACCAAAGAATTTGTGGGCAAGGCCCTTGCCTCTTACCGCTACCAGCACATAGTTTCCTGGTCTCGCCGCTTCATGAAAGAGAAAACCGGGCTTTTTGAAGAACGCATTGTTCAGGGCTTTATTCGAGATGGCCACGGAGACTTGTATTCGGCCAACATCTGTTTTGATGAACCTAAAGGCGACGTCTATATCTTTGACTGCATAGAGTTTAACGACCGCTTTCGTTGTGGTGACGTAGCCCAGGACCTGGCCTTTCTGGCCATGGACCTTGATTTCCACGAGCTTGAAGATTTTTCCCGTTACTTTATTGACGAATATGTTTCACTTTCAGGAGAAAAGGGGCTCCTTAAATTACTTGACTTTTATAAGTGTTATCGGGCTTACGTGCGGGGCAAAATCGGCTGTTTTACCTGGGCCTCTCCTGAAGTGCCTGAAAAAGTGCGTGAAGAGGCCTTAGAGGGCGCCAGGCGTTATTTTGACCTGGCTTATCTTTACGCTGAAGGGGTGCCGTGGCTTATCGTTATTTTTGGCCTTTCGGGGACAGGCAAAAGCACTCTGGCCCGTGCCCTTAAAGAAACGCTTCTAGCTAATTACTACAATTCAGACATTGTGCGCAAAAAACTTCTGGGGATAAAACCTGAAGAGCACCACTACGAGCCCTTTGGAAAGGGGATTTACAGCGAAGAATTCACCCAAAAGACTTATGAAGCCATGGCTCGCTATGCCGCTCAGGATATCCGCCGTGGCCGTGATGTAATCCTTGACGCCACTTTTCGGGCCAAAAATTTAAGGAAACTCGTTTTTGACGCCGTAAAAGACCTTAAAGTGAATATACTTTTTGTCCAGTGTATGGCTCCTGATGAGGTGATAAAGGCCCGTTTTGAAGAGCGAGCTAAGAAAGGCGGCGAGCCTTCTGATGGCCGCTGGGAAATCTATGTAAAGCAAAAAGAAGTTTTTGAACCTCCTATTGAGATTCCCGAAGATAAAATTTTGCTCCTGGAAACCACTCAGCCGGTTGAAAAATTAGTGGAACGGGTAATTGGCCGCATGAAATCGGCCAGGGTTGAAGCCTAG
- the trpS gene encoding tryptophan--tRNA ligase, whose translation MSQKRVLSGMRPTGPLHLGHLHGVLSNWLKLQEEYQCFYFVADWHALTTEYENPKRIPEFSRELLLEWLAVGLDPARSTLFIQSAIKEHAELYLLFAMFTPVSWLERNPTYKDMIKELKQKDLATYGFLGYPVLQAADILIYKAHKVPVGVDQLPHLELTREIARRFNFLYETEVFPLPEPLLSDVPKVPGLDGRKMSKSYGNAIFLSDDEKTVRQKISTMVTDVNRPRKSDPGDPENRCVAFQLIKLYFPAEEQEEIIAGCKEARLGCVECKKKLADKIVEALRPLWERRRKLKEKPSLFEEIMASGNEKARQVARETLDTAKEALFGTRWF comes from the coding sequence GTGAGCCAAAAGAGAGTGTTAAGCGGAATGAGGCCCACTGGTCCCCTTCATCTAGGCCATCTTCACGGTGTATTGAGTAACTGGCTTAAGCTTCAGGAAGAATACCAGTGTTTTTACTTCGTAGCGGATTGGCACGCCCTTACCACCGAATACGAAAACCCCAAACGTATTCCTGAATTTTCCCGAGAGTTATTACTGGAATGGCTGGCCGTTGGTCTTGATCCGGCGCGTTCGACTTTATTTATCCAGAGTGCCATCAAAGAACACGCTGAGCTCTATCTCCTTTTTGCTATGTTTACCCCGGTTTCCTGGCTTGAAAGAAATCCCACTTACAAAGACATGATAAAAGAGCTCAAGCAAAAAGACCTGGCTACCTACGGGTTTCTGGGCTACCCGGTGCTCCAGGCGGCAGACATTCTGATATACAAGGCCCATAAAGTGCCGGTGGGAGTGGATCAATTGCCTCATCTCGAACTAACCCGTGAGATAGCGCGCCGTTTTAATTTCCTTTATGAAACCGAAGTTTTCCCCCTTCCTGAGCCCTTGCTTTCAGATGTGCCTAAAGTGCCAGGGCTTGACGGCCGCAAGATGAGCAAAAGCTATGGGAATGCCATTTTCCTTTCAGATGACGAAAAGACCGTGCGTCAGAAAATAAGCACCATGGTGACAGACGTTAACCGTCCGCGCAAAAGTGACCCGGGAGACCCAGAAAACCGCTGCGTAGCCTTTCAATTGATAAAACTTTACTTTCCCGCCGAGGAACAAGAGGAGATTATTGCTGGCTGTAAAGAGGCGCGCCTGGGCTGTGTGGAATGCAAGAAAAAACTGGCTGATAAAATCGTAGAGGCCTTGCGTCCTCTCTGGGAAAGGCGCCGTAAGCTTAAAGAGAAGCCCTCTCTTTTTGAGGAAATAATGGCCTCGGGAAATGAAAAAGCCCGCCAAGTGGCGCGTGAGACCCTTGATACCGCCAAGGAGGCCTTATTTGGCACTAGGTGGTTTTAA
- a CDS encoding HAD family hydrolase, which produces MPSCKAILFDLDGTLYYQAPLRRQMLKELLLNLLRHPISGYQELRIVQIFRQERENLRYYTPEKFSAPLEELQYILPAQKLKIPEETVKKVVQKWIYDRPLKYLKDYKISGLDEFLAACKARNIKIGVFSDYPAEKKLKAMKINHFIDLALCATDPEINAFKPSPKGLEVAMKKLGLTPKELLYIGDHSEVDGLCAQKAGVTFILISPKPKKNIKIPQIQNYKDLAHLVFEER; this is translated from the coding sequence ATGCCCAGCTGCAAAGCTATACTTTTCGATTTAGACGGTACGCTTTATTACCAGGCCCCTCTTAGGCGGCAAATGTTAAAAGAACTTTTGTTAAATCTCTTGCGACATCCTATCTCTGGTTATCAAGAACTCCGTATTGTTCAAATATTCCGCCAAGAACGGGAAAATCTACGCTATTACACGCCTGAAAAATTCTCTGCACCTCTTGAAGAACTCCAATATATTCTCCCGGCTCAAAAATTAAAAATACCTGAGGAAACGGTTAAAAAAGTAGTCCAGAAATGGATTTATGATAGACCTTTGAAATACCTAAAAGATTACAAAATCTCTGGGTTAGATGAATTTTTAGCTGCGTGTAAGGCTAGAAATATTAAAATAGGAGTGTTTTCAGATTATCCCGCAGAGAAAAAACTAAAGGCCATGAAAATTAATCACTTTATTGATTTAGCACTTTGCGCCACTGACCCAGAAATAAATGCCTTTAAACCATCTCCCAAGGGGCTAGAAGTAGCCATGAAAAAGCTCGGGCTTACCCCTAAAGAACTGCTATACATAGGGGATCACTCAGAAGTAGATGGTCTGTGTGCCCAAAAAGCAGGTGTTACTTTTATTTTGATTTCTCCCAAACCTAAGAAAAACATAAAAATCCCCCAAATCCAGAATTATAAAGATCTTGCTCATTTGGTCTTTGAAGAGAGATAA
- a CDS encoding 4Fe-4S binding protein, giving the protein MATGRLKVLDPDRCVGCQLCMFACQRRTGQAGLAKTAIHIRSRGGLSRGLTVIVCRACEDPPCLSVCPTGALIKRRGGGVVLASKKCIGCGFCQEVCPLKAIFWDEETQKPVICMHCGYCAEYCPHRVIVLEEAA; this is encoded by the coding sequence ATGGCTACGGGGCGGTTAAAAGTCCTTGATCCAGATCGTTGTGTTGGGTGCCAGCTTTGTATGTTTGCCTGTCAGAGGAGGACAGGACAAGCCGGCCTTGCTAAGACGGCTATTCATATAAGATCCCGTGGCGGCCTTTCTCGTGGGCTCACGGTAATTGTCTGCCGGGCCTGTGAAGACCCTCCTTGCCTTTCGGTCTGTCCTACCGGGGCATTGATTAAACGGCGAGGCGGCGGGGTGGTGCTCGCCTCCAAAAAGTGCATTGGCTGTGGTTTCTGTCAAGAAGTTTGCCCACTAAAGGCTATTTTCTGGGACGAGGAAACCCAAAAGCCGGTTATCTGTATGCACTGTGGTTATTGTGCTGAGTATTGTCCTCATCGGGTTATTGTCCTTGAGGAGGCTGCCTGA
- a CDS encoding aldehyde ferredoxin oxidoreductase C-terminal domain-containing protein — protein MLKNDPLKRVLYIDLSSKKFWIEEREDLFAQNIGGTGVASALLEEECPKDIDPQDPKNPIIFAVGPSTSLFPIVSKTVSMFLSPHNRLLGESHAGGRSAVALRLAGYGAVVIRGQSNLPVYLVIDSSGVKFRDARGLWGLSVSDTGRFIREREKGSGLRSILRIGRAGETGVTYSCVVTETYRHFGRLGLGALFGYKKLKAILIEGERRIIPVADSKLYRETYDDILARLRENPSLKKYYELGTAVNIIPLNKLGALPTRNLKYTRFEKAKDISGETFAEKFLGRRLACAHCPMACIHIAALRIPYKDTPFFYKTVFVSYDYEPIYATGSMIGVGSPEGVLLLLDEIENHGLDVISTGVVLAWATEAFEKSLITEKHTLGLKPSFGDVETYLKMLAHLANQSNEFYAALARGVDYASKKYGGDDFALAFGGNEMSGYHTGYGIHVTHLTGSRHSHLDSAGYSYDQKTKSEELDIHKLVEKLFQEEAYRQILSSAVCCFFGRSVFDFETLAKMFSLSGFNYTADDLKKLGQEILARKYRFKKARNFAPSKLRIPKRIFETVSPHGELDENTLKTAVKLYEELLEKGGGV, from the coding sequence ATGCTTAAAAATGATCCTCTAAAAAGAGTTCTTTACATAGATCTTTCTTCAAAAAAATTCTGGATTGAAGAAAGGGAAGACCTTTTTGCCCAAAATATCGGCGGCACCGGCGTAGCCAGCGCCCTTCTTGAGGAAGAATGCCCTAAAGACATTGACCCTCAAGACCCCAAAAATCCTATCATATTTGCGGTAGGACCTTCTACCAGTCTTTTTCCTATTGTCTCAAAAACTGTTTCCATGTTCCTTTCCCCCCATAATAGACTGCTTGGGGAAAGCCACGCTGGGGGTCGTAGTGCCGTAGCGTTAAGACTTGCCGGCTATGGAGCGGTGGTTATTCGCGGCCAGAGTAACTTGCCGGTTTATCTCGTAATTGACTCAAGCGGAGTCAAATTTCGTGATGCCCGCGGCCTCTGGGGGCTTTCAGTCTCAGATACAGGCCGTTTTATTCGTGAGCGAGAAAAGGGAAGCGGGCTTAGAAGTATTCTCCGTATTGGTCGTGCAGGAGAAACAGGAGTTACCTATTCCTGTGTAGTCACCGAAACTTATCGGCATTTTGGTAGGCTAGGGCTCGGAGCTCTCTTTGGTTACAAAAAACTCAAAGCTATCCTTATTGAGGGAGAAAGAAGAATTATTCCTGTAGCTGACAGTAAACTCTACCGAGAAACCTATGACGACATCCTTGCCCGCTTAAGAGAAAACCCTTCCCTCAAAAAATATTACGAACTAGGTACTGCCGTTAATATAATTCCTCTCAATAAACTTGGTGCCTTACCTACCAGAAACTTAAAATACACTCGTTTTGAAAAGGCAAAAGATATCTCGGGAGAAACTTTTGCCGAAAAATTTCTTGGCCGCAGACTGGCCTGTGCCCACTGCCCTATGGCCTGTATCCACATTGCCGCTTTAAGAATACCTTACAAAGATACGCCCTTCTTTTATAAAACTGTTTTTGTTTCGTATGACTACGAACCCATTTACGCCACAGGGAGCATGATAGGGGTTGGTTCTCCTGAGGGAGTTTTGCTGCTTCTTGATGAGATAGAAAACCATGGTTTAGATGTAATAAGCACTGGCGTGGTACTCGCCTGGGCCACCGAGGCCTTTGAAAAAAGCTTGATCACTGAAAAACACACCCTAGGGCTTAAACCGAGTTTTGGCGACGTTGAAACCTATCTTAAAATGCTTGCACACCTAGCCAACCAGAGTAATGAATTTTACGCTGCCCTGGCTCGCGGAGTAGACTACGCCTCTAAAAAATATGGTGGCGACGACTTTGCCCTAGCTTTCGGTGGCAACGAAATGTCAGGCTACCATACGGGTTATGGCATACACGTAACCCATCTCACCGGCTCAAGGCACAGCCACCTTGACTCTGCCGGTTACAGCTACGACCAAAAAACTAAATCCGAAGAGCTTGATATCCATAAGCTCGTAGAAAAGCTCTTTCAGGAAGAAGCCTATCGCCAGATTCTTTCTTCAGCGGTATGTTGTTTCTTTGGTCGCAGTGTATTTGATTTTGAAACCTTAGCCAAAATGTTTTCTCTTTCTGGCTTTAACTACACCGCTGACGACCTTAAAAAACTCGGCCAGGAAATCCTCGCGAGAAAATATCGTTTCAAAAAAGCCAGGAACTTTGCACCGAGCAAGTTAAGGATTCCTAAAAGGATTTTTGAAACCGTTTCGCCACACGGAGAACTTGATGAAAATACTCTAAAGACAGCTGTAAAACTTTATGAAGAATTACTTGAAAAGGGAGGTGGGGTATGA
- a CDS encoding DUF5395 family protein — MKITLYYETEWIAKGKGVYVTASSLLELKDKIRTYLLAKQELEVKKVTLVFDRARIPHWIVSHLSVETTELELV; from the coding sequence ATGAAAATAACACTTTATTACGAAACCGAATGGATAGCCAAAGGTAAAGGGGTTTACGTGACGGCCTCTTCTTTACTGGAACTAAAAGACAAAATAAGAACCTATCTCCTGGCCAAACAAGAGTTGGAAGTGAAAAAAGTAACCCTGGTGTTTGATAGGGCTCGCATTCCTCACTGGATTGTAAGCCATCTTTCGGTAGAAACCACAGAACTTGAACTAGTTTAA
- a CDS encoding aldehyde ferredoxin oxidoreductase family protein, translating to MAGPYTNCILWVNLSNGEIRKENLSEEILRKFIGGRGVGSYYLSKLMDPKAEPFSAENPLIFATGPLTGTPAPTGGRYMVICKSPLTGLIACSNSGGTFGAELKAAGYDMIIFEGVAEKPVYLSIKDDEVELKSAEHLWGLDTHETTDRLQEEFGDTKAKVSCIGPAGENLVRFACIMNDKHRAAGRSGVGAVMGYKKLKAIVVRGTKRVEPAEAEIFKNFLREKLDIIRTNPVTGEALPKLGTKVLDNIINESGLYPTRNFQTGVFEGTDEVCGEALVEKGYLKKNKGCYACPIKCGRVTELPNKNKGEGPEYETGWAFGADCGVKDLIAITEANFLCNTLGLDPISCGATIACAMELFEKGHIPKEDLAAGPKPVFGSSEAIVYYTHALAYRKGLGDKLAEGSKRLAEHYGAPELSMSVKGQELPAYDPRGVQGHGLAYATSNRGGCHVRAYLIAPEVLGSPEKLDPQATEGKAQWVKIFQDLTAVIDSMGLCLFTSFALGAEDYRDLLAAATGFDYTLEEMMQCGERIWNLERVFNLKAGLDPKEDTLPKRLLEEPMPEGPNKGKVHRLPEMLPEYYEIRGWTKEGIPTEEKLKELGLA from the coding sequence ATGGCTGGACCTTATACCAATTGTATTTTATGGGTTAACTTATCTAACGGAGAAATAAGAAAAGAAAACCTTTCTGAAGAAATTTTACGCAAATTTATTGGAGGAAGGGGTGTAGGTAGCTATTATCTCTCTAAGCTGATGGATCCCAAGGCTGAGCCCTTTTCTGCTGAAAACCCGCTCATCTTTGCTACTGGTCCACTTACCGGCACACCCGCTCCTACGGGTGGCCGTTACATGGTGATTTGTAAGTCTCCCCTTACGGGGCTTATCGCTTGTTCCAACTCCGGTGGAACTTTTGGCGCTGAGCTTAAAGCCGCTGGCTACGACATGATTATCTTTGAAGGAGTGGCTGAAAAGCCTGTTTATCTCAGCATAAAAGACGATGAGGTAGAACTTAAATCCGCTGAGCACCTTTGGGGGCTTGATACCCATGAAACCACCGATCGCCTGCAAGAAGAATTTGGTGATACCAAAGCCAAGGTTTCTTGCATTGGCCCGGCTGGAGAAAATCTGGTCCGTTTTGCCTGTATTATGAACGACAAACATCGGGCTGCTGGCCGGTCAGGAGTAGGGGCGGTCATGGGTTATAAGAAGCTCAAAGCTATTGTAGTGCGTGGCACCAAAAGGGTGGAACCCGCCGAAGCCGAAATTTTCAAAAATTTTCTCCGGGAAAAACTTGACATAATTAGAACCAACCCTGTCACCGGTGAAGCGTTGCCCAAGCTTGGCACCAAAGTGCTTGATAATATCATCAACGAAAGTGGTCTTTATCCAACACGAAATTTCCAGACCGGTGTCTTTGAAGGAACCGACGAAGTTTGTGGTGAAGCCCTGGTGGAAAAGGGCTACCTTAAAAAGAACAAGGGTTGCTATGCCTGCCCGATTAAATGTGGCCGGGTAACGGAACTTCCCAACAAAAATAAAGGTGAAGGCCCTGAGTACGAAACAGGCTGGGCCTTTGGCGCGGATTGCGGTGTAAAGGACTTAATCGCTATTACTGAGGCCAATTTCTTGTGTAATACCCTGGGCTTAGATCCCATATCCTGTGGGGCTACTATTGCCTGTGCCATGGAACTTTTCGAAAAAGGCCATATTCCTAAAGAAGATCTGGCAGCCGGCCCCAAACCGGTATTTGGTAGCTCTGAAGCTATTGTTTACTACACCCACGCATTAGCTTACCGCAAAGGCTTAGGAGACAAGCTAGCCGAAGGTTCTAAGCGTCTGGCTGAACATTATGGAGCTCCAGAGCTTTCCATGTCCGTTAAAGGGCAGGAGCTACCCGCTTATGATCCCCGCGGGGTGCAGGGCCATGGTCTGGCTTACGCTACCTCAAACCGTGGAGGTTGCCACGTAAGAGCATACCTCATTGCTCCAGAAGTGCTTGGTAGCCCGGAAAAGCTTGATCCTCAGGCAACTGAGGGTAAGGCCCAGTGGGTAAAAATCTTTCAGGATTTAACCGCGGTGATTGATTCCATGGGGCTTTGTCTCTTTACTTCTTTTGCCTTGGGAGCTGAAGATTACCGAGACCTTCTGGCCGCGGCTACAGGTTTTGACTACACCTTAGAAGAAATGATGCAGTGTGGTGAGCGCATCTGGAATCTGGAACGCGTCTTCAATTTAAAAGCAGGCCTTGATCCCAAAGAAGATACTTTACCAAAACGCCTTTTAGAAGAACCTATGCCCGAAGGGCCAAACAAGGGCAAGGTGCATCGTCTTCCAGAAATGCTTCCTGAGTATTACGAAATCCGTGGCTGGACGAAAGAAGGTATTCCCACCGAAGAGAAATTAAAAGAACTGGGCTTGGCTTAA
- the selB gene encoding selenocysteine-specific translation elongation factor → MAEKLEKRVILGTAGHIDHGKTTLVKALTGIDTDRLKEEKERGITIELGFAHLTLPSGVRLGIIDVPGHERFVKNMVAGASGIDLVALVVAADEGVMPQTREHLEICELLGVKAGLVVVTKKDLVEEDWLELVKEDIAEALKGTFLEGAPMVAVSATTGEGLDELISLLDGLVKKVPARPAKGPFRLPVDRVFTIKGFGTVVTGTALSGKLKIGDEVIIYPREHVSRIRRIQVHGEDRDEALAGQRTALNLQGIEKEEVERGDVVAKPGTLRPSLILDVSIRYLSSAPRPFKHNTRVRLHIGTSEVLGRVFIFGKDKIEPGEEAFAQLRLEEPVVCWRGDHFVLRSYSPMVTIGGGVVLNPVAGRRKRSQRRQVEELKLLREASIEDVILYHLRQAEEMGLPEEEIALRVSLFSDDLAKIMERLIEKGQVKEISFENKKLYMAREIYDQIKKEILNRLKKFHEKFPLKPGLTKEELRQRLPSGLDARAFEKMLEELIAKGKVVQEEKFIRLSSHKIVLAEEQEAIKRKLEDIFLKAGVTPPDKDEVIVSFKENAPVAQEIFSLLLQEGKLVKLRDGLVFHADVVEDVKNKVISFLKENQEMAVGDFKKLLGGASRKYTIPLLEYLDHQKVTIRVGDKRVLRKG, encoded by the coding sequence ATGGCGGAAAAATTGGAAAAACGCGTAATTTTAGGTACAGCGGGCCACATTGATCATGGAAAAACCACTTTAGTAAAAGCTCTTACAGGCATAGATACTGACCGCCTAAAAGAAGAAAAAGAACGGGGCATAACTATAGAACTTGGTTTTGCTCATCTGACCCTGCCAAGTGGCGTTCGTCTCGGCATCATCGACGTGCCAGGGCACGAGCGTTTTGTAAAAAACATGGTGGCTGGAGCCAGTGGTATTGATTTAGTGGCTCTGGTGGTAGCTGCTGACGAGGGCGTTATGCCCCAAACCAGAGAACACCTGGAAATATGTGAACTTTTAGGAGTAAAAGCTGGCCTGGTGGTAGTTACTAAAAAGGATCTGGTAGAAGAAGATTGGCTTGAATTAGTGAAAGAAGACATTGCCGAGGCGCTTAAAGGCACTTTTCTTGAAGGGGCTCCCATGGTGGCGGTCTCCGCTACTACTGGCGAAGGCCTTGACGAGCTTATCTCCCTTCTTGACGGGTTAGTTAAAAAAGTACCTGCTCGCCCGGCCAAAGGGCCTTTCAGGCTACCAGTGGATAGAGTTTTTACCATTAAGGGCTTTGGCACGGTAGTTACTGGTACGGCCCTTTCGGGTAAACTGAAAATAGGCGACGAAGTCATAATTTATCCTCGTGAGCATGTCTCCCGCATAAGGCGTATTCAGGTCCACGGTGAGGACAGAGACGAGGCCTTAGCCGGCCAACGCACAGCCTTGAATCTTCAAGGTATAGAGAAAGAAGAAGTTGAACGAGGAGATGTGGTAGCAAAACCTGGTACTTTACGGCCAAGTCTCATACTTGATGTTTCCATTCGTTATTTATCAAGTGCACCAAGGCCTTTTAAACACAATACCCGAGTGCGCCTGCATATTGGCACAAGTGAAGTTTTAGGTCGAGTCTTTATCTTTGGGAAAGATAAAATAGAACCAGGCGAAGAGGCTTTCGCCCAGCTTCGCCTTGAAGAACCGGTGGTCTGCTGGCGAGGGGATCATTTTGTTCTAAGAAGCTATTCGCCTATGGTGACTATCGGTGGCGGAGTGGTGCTTAACCCGGTGGCCGGCCGTCGCAAGCGCTCTCAAAGACGGCAGGTTGAGGAGTTAAAACTACTTCGTGAGGCCTCTATAGAAGATGTTATTCTCTATCATCTGCGCCAGGCCGAAGAAATGGGGCTCCCTGAAGAAGAAATTGCCCTAAGAGTCTCTCTTTTTAGTGATGATCTGGCAAAAATTATGGAGCGGCTAATAGAAAAAGGCCAGGTTAAAGAGATTTCTTTTGAAAACAAAAAGCTTTATATGGCTCGCGAGATCTATGATCAAATAAAAAAAGAAATTCTTAATCGCTTGAAGAAATTTCATGAGAAATTTCCTTTAAAGCCTGGATTAACAAAAGAAGAACTTAGGCAGCGGCTTCCTTCAGGCCTTGATGCTAGGGCCTTTGAAAAGATGCTTGAAGAGCTTATTGCCAAAGGAAAAGTCGTCCAGGAAGAAAAGTTTATAAGACTTTCAAGCCACAAAATCGTACTTGCCGAAGAGCAAGAGGCCATAAAGCGGAAACTTGAAGATATATTCCTTAAAGCCGGAGTCACTCCTCCAGATAAAGATGAAGTTATCGTAAGTTTTAAAGAAAATGCTCCGGTAGCCCAGGAGATATTCTCTTTGCTGCTCCAGGAGGGGAAACTGGTAAAACTCCGCGACGGACTTGTATTTCATGCTGACGTTGTAGAAGATGTAAAAAATAAAGTTATTTCGTTTCTCAAAGAAAACCAGGAAATGGCCGTGGGAGACTTTAAAAAATTACTGGGTGGTGCCAGCCGCAAATATACCATTCCGCTTCTTGAATACCTTGACCACCAAAAAGTAACCATTCGTGTGGGCGATAAACGAGTACTGCGTAAGGGATAA
- a CDS encoding archaemetzincin gives MFKAVSLVPLGSVRQDVVDAIAGGIYENLNLEVFFEEPVPLPQEFFDPARGQFKADDLVNFFQQNVETRSRLKLGVCEVDLYAWDLNFVFGISILKQGTSLLSYKRLDNKFYNLPPNDRLLYERAQKEALHELGHAIGLEHCEAPCVMHYSNSVMEVDVKPAKFCPECWRKLNMLLGRTFQ, from the coding sequence ATGTTCAAAGCGGTTTCTTTAGTCCCTTTAGGGAGTGTGCGCCAGGACGTAGTTGACGCCATTGCCGGAGGAATTTATGAAAATTTAAATCTTGAGGTCTTTTTCGAAGAGCCTGTCCCTCTTCCGCAAGAGTTTTTTGATCCGGCAAGGGGCCAGTTTAAGGCCGATGACCTGGTTAATTTTTTTCAACAAAACGTAGAGACCCGTTCTCGCCTCAAGCTAGGCGTCTGTGAGGTTGACCTCTACGCCTGGGATTTGAACTTCGTATTTGGTATCTCTATTTTAAAACAGGGCACATCTTTGCTTTCTTATAAACGCTTGGATAACAAATTTTACAATCTTCCGCCAAATGACCGCTTGCTTTATGAAAGGGCTCAAAAAGAAGCTCTGCATGAACTTGGCCATGCCATAGGTCTTGAGCACTGTGAAGCTCCCTGCGTTATGCATTATTCTAACAGCGTGATGGAAGTAGATGTAAAACCAGCTAAATTTTGCCCGGAATGCTGGCGAAAACTTAATATGCTTCTTGGACGCACTTTTCAATAG